One genomic segment of Mesoterricola silvestris includes these proteins:
- a CDS encoding FIST N-terminal domain-containing protein translates to MNSSVWHGMTQEPDPRAAVAELRSRMGDGALDVVFFFCSPSYDLDVVGDELKRAFPCPIIGCTSSGQLGPRGFQKGGMAATGFGGGNLAAVPHLIHPLASFQDQVLRIAEAIRGGPAPGPGHAFGFLVIDGLSMMEERVTSAIYQALGNIPIIGGSAGDDLRFARTCVYFDGRFLSDAAVLASVRARGPIVPFMLKHFIPGHQNIVITDSDPDRRVIREINGEPAAQVYARTLGLPVEALGPEVFSRHPFLMAIGTEHHVRSIAKALPDGSLALYCAIDTGLVISIGESVDPLALLDRTLGEARRQAGEPQAVLVCDCILRRLEFENLGSDAEVGALMARNGVFGFSTYGEQFNGIHVNQTLTGIVLGREGAP, encoded by the coding sequence ATGAACAGTTCGGTTTGGCACGGCATGACCCAGGAGCCGGACCCCCGTGCGGCGGTGGCGGAACTCCGGTCGCGGATGGGGGACGGGGCCCTGGACGTGGTCTTCTTCTTCTGTTCGCCGAGCTACGACCTGGACGTGGTGGGGGATGAGCTCAAGCGTGCCTTCCCATGCCCCATCATCGGCTGCACCTCCTCCGGGCAGCTGGGACCCCGGGGGTTCCAGAAGGGGGGGATGGCCGCCACGGGGTTCGGGGGCGGGAACCTGGCCGCGGTTCCCCACCTGATCCACCCGCTGGCTTCCTTCCAGGACCAGGTGCTTCGCATCGCCGAGGCCATCCGCGGCGGTCCGGCCCCGGGGCCCGGGCACGCCTTCGGTTTCCTGGTGATCGACGGCCTGTCCATGATGGAGGAACGGGTGACCTCGGCCATCTACCAGGCCCTGGGCAATATTCCGATCATCGGGGGATCGGCCGGCGACGATCTGCGCTTCGCCCGCACCTGCGTGTACTTCGACGGCCGGTTCCTGAGCGACGCCGCGGTCCTGGCCAGCGTCCGGGCCCGGGGCCCCATCGTGCCCTTCATGCTCAAGCATTTCATCCCGGGCCACCAGAACATCGTGATCACGGATTCGGACCCGGACCGCCGCGTCATCCGGGAGATCAACGGCGAGCCGGCCGCGCAGGTCTATGCCCGGACCCTGGGCCTGCCGGTGGAGGCCCTGGGGCCCGAGGTGTTCTCCCGGCACCCCTTCCTCATGGCCATCGGGACGGAGCACCACGTGCGCTCCATCGCCAAGGCGCTCCCGGACGGGTCCCTGGCCCTCTACTGCGCCATCGACACCGGCCTCGTCATCAGCATCGGGGAATCCGTGGACCCCCTGGCCCTGCTGGACCGGACCCTGGGGGAGGCGCGGCGGCAGGCGGGGGAGCCCCAGGCGGTCCTGGTGTGCGACTGCATCCTCCGGCGCCTGGAATTCGAGAACCTCGGCTCCGACGCGGAGGTGGGCGCCTTGATGGCCCGCAACGGGGTCTTCGGTTTCTCCACCTACGGGGAACAGTTCAACGGCATCCACGTGAACCAGACCCTCACGGGCATCGTGCTGGGAAGGGAGGGTGCCCCAT
- a CDS encoding HD domain-containing phosphohydrolase — protein MNPKVLLVDDDPNILSAYTRLLHRRFDLQTAQGGTEGLALLKTSGPYAVILSDMRMPVMDGVQFLAEARSRAPESVRIMLTGNADLDTAIQAVNRGHIFRFLTKPCAQPLLVSSIEAGIKQYRLVLAEKELVEGTVKGSIDLLVQLLSLADPIAFRQGQRLGRLSRKVARVMEMEADWVVLVASLLAPIGVLTIPGSVLAKARKGDPITPREHETLLRLPEIGAKLLGHIPRMEEVAQVILFRNKNFNGSGFPPVQVHREGIPLGARILRAVSDYLDVMERRSNPRLVLEEMRQNQVFYDPRVINALELALEVPDEIVDQGAASSYLATHQTVQIGELLVEGVYTREGHLVYPAGTVIGQSHQARLRNYAALVGLKEPFPVEG, from the coding sequence ATGAACCCCAAAGTCCTGCTGGTCGACGATGACCCGAACATCCTCTCCGCCTACACCCGGCTGCTGCACCGGCGCTTCGACCTCCAGACCGCCCAGGGGGGGACGGAGGGCCTCGCCCTCCTGAAGACCTCGGGTCCCTACGCCGTCATCCTTTCGGACATGCGCATGCCGGTCATGGACGGCGTCCAGTTCCTGGCCGAAGCCCGGAGCCGGGCCCCGGAATCCGTGCGGATCATGCTCACGGGCAACGCCGACCTGGACACGGCGATCCAGGCCGTGAACCGGGGGCACATCTTCCGGTTCCTCACCAAGCCCTGCGCCCAGCCGCTCCTCGTCAGCTCCATCGAAGCGGGGATCAAGCAGTACCGGCTCGTCCTGGCCGAGAAGGAACTGGTGGAAGGCACCGTCAAGGGGAGCATCGATCTCCTGGTGCAGCTCCTGTCCCTGGCGGACCCCATCGCCTTCCGGCAGGGCCAGCGGCTGGGTCGCCTTTCCCGGAAGGTGGCCCGGGTCATGGAAATGGAAGCCGACTGGGTCGTCTTGGTCGCTTCGTTGCTCGCCCCCATCGGGGTCCTCACCATCCCCGGCTCCGTGCTGGCCAAGGCCCGGAAGGGGGACCCCATCACGCCGAGGGAGCATGAAACCCTCCTGCGCCTGCCCGAAATCGGGGCGAAGCTCCTCGGCCACATCCCCCGCATGGAGGAGGTCGCCCAGGTCATCCTCTTCCGGAACAAGAACTTCAACGGCTCCGGCTTCCCGCCCGTCCAGGTCCACCGGGAGGGAATCCCCCTGGGCGCCCGGATCCTCCGGGCGGTTTCCGACTACCTGGACGTCATGGAGAGGCGCTCCAACCCGCGCCTCGTCCTGGAGGAGATGCGGCAGAACCAGGTCTTCTATGACCCACGGGTCATCAACGCCCTGGAACTGGCCCTGGAGGTCCCCGACGAGATCGTGGACCAGGGCGCCGCGTCCTCCTACCTGGCCACCCACCAGACCGTCCAGATCGGCGAACTCCTGGTGGAGGGCGTGTACACCCGGGAGGGGCACCTGGTCTACCCGGCCGGGACGGTCATCGGCCAGAGCCACCAGGCGCGCCTCCGGAACTATGCGGCCCTGGTGGGCCTGAAGGAACCCTTTCCCGTGGAGGGGTGA
- a CDS encoding HD domain-containing phosphohydrolase encodes MNEKVLFVDDDENLLASVHRNFKKRYDLDIAAGGPQALRAMEEHGPYAVVVADMAMPGMNGIEFLKKAQVLAPDTIRIMFTGHPGPVTLLEAINSGQVFRFIPKPCDLEEIGRAVDAGIRQHHLIAGERDLLEATLTRGIEAMIGILEVLDPVVYLSAQTLAHRSAQVARALGAADDWSITLAALYSPLWQLSLTPQERLAWASGTRDPGPGPDPLGSAIARAANLLQPIPRLEGVAQIVRYQGKNLDGTGFPGDPVRGEAIPLGARILRALQDFNAIEQKVKSRPVAWEELRMQRGRYDPVVLAALGEAMESF; translated from the coding sequence ATGAACGAGAAGGTGCTTTTCGTGGACGATGACGAGAACCTGCTGGCCTCGGTCCATCGGAATTTCAAGAAGCGCTACGATCTGGACATCGCCGCCGGCGGCCCCCAGGCCCTGAGGGCCATGGAGGAGCACGGCCCCTACGCCGTGGTGGTCGCGGACATGGCCATGCCGGGCATGAACGGCATCGAGTTCCTGAAGAAGGCCCAGGTCCTGGCCCCGGACACGATCCGCATCATGTTCACGGGGCATCCGGGCCCCGTGACGCTCCTCGAGGCCATCAACAGCGGCCAGGTCTTCCGGTTCATCCCGAAACCCTGCGACCTGGAGGAGATCGGCCGGGCCGTGGACGCGGGGATCCGCCAGCATCACCTCATCGCCGGGGAGCGGGACCTCCTGGAAGCCACCCTCACCCGCGGCATCGAGGCCATGATCGGGATCCTGGAAGTCCTGGATCCGGTGGTGTACCTCTCCGCCCAGACCCTGGCCCACCGGTCCGCCCAGGTGGCCCGGGCCCTGGGGGCCGCCGATGACTGGTCCATCACCCTCGCCGCGCTCTATTCCCCCCTCTGGCAGCTGTCCCTCACGCCCCAGGAGCGCCTGGCCTGGGCCTCGGGCACCCGGGACCCGGGCCCCGGCCCCGACCCCCTCGGGTCGGCCATCGCCAGGGCCGCCAACCTCCTCCAGCCCATCCCGCGCCTGGAGGGCGTCGCCCAGATCGTGCGCTACCAGGGCAAGAACCTGGACGGCACCGGCTTTCCCGGGGACCCCGTCCGCGGCGAGGCGATCCCCCTGGGGGCCAGGATCCTGCGGGCCCTCCAGGACTTCAACGCCATCGAGCAGAAGGTGAAGTCCAGGCCCGTGGCCTGGGAGGAGCTGCGCATGCAGCGGGGCCGCTATGATCCCGTGGTCCTGGCCGCCCTGGGCGAGGCCATGGAATCGTTCTAG
- a CDS encoding RrF2 family transcriptional regulator: MSTSLYGAGAEYALHSLLLLATRPEPVSVGDLATFQRIPERFLAKLFTRLKKAGIVTGQEGIAGGFALARPADRIPVMEVLQAVDPGRSLFACAEIRANCALFGPRPPEWATAGPCRIHALMREAEKVFQDHLGSRTLADLVCEVEHKAPKEFQRETGTWFQGRKDARTGRRKPER; encoded by the coding sequence TTGAGCACATCCCTGTACGGCGCGGGCGCGGAATATGCCCTGCACTCCCTGCTGCTCCTGGCCACGCGCCCGGAGCCGGTGAGCGTCGGGGACCTGGCCACCTTCCAGCGCATTCCCGAGCGCTTCCTGGCCAAGCTCTTCACGCGGCTCAAGAAGGCCGGGATCGTCACGGGCCAGGAGGGCATCGCCGGCGGGTTCGCCCTGGCGCGGCCCGCGGACCGGATCCCGGTGATGGAGGTGCTCCAGGCCGTGGATCCCGGCCGGAGCCTCTTCGCCTGCGCGGAGATCCGGGCCAACTGCGCCCTCTTCGGGCCCCGGCCCCCGGAATGGGCCACGGCGGGCCCCTGCCGCATCCACGCGCTGATGCGGGAGGCCGAAAAGGTCTTCCAGGACCACCTGGGGTCCAGGACCCTGGCGGACCTGGTGTGCGAGGTGGAGCACAAGGCCCCGAAGGAATTCCAGAGGGAGACCGGCACCTGGTTCCAGGGCCGCAAGGACGCCCGCACCGGCCGGAGGAAACCGGAGCGCTGA
- the btsR gene encoding two-component system response regulator BtsR, which translates to MMRAVVVDNEQNAREELEALLAEAGDIAVVGACANAIQAVRAIRAARPDVIFVDIHMPKVDGFQLVSMIEPEIMPCVVFVTAHDEYALKAFEENAVDYLLKPVQAERLARTLEKVRRYLGEGRKPVFQSPAIERIPCVCAQGTKLVAAVDVEFVRSSETGVHLVTARGEFLTELTLSLLEAKVPRMVRVHKQFLVNLDHVDVVGKGEPASVTLRTRSGQPVPVTRRYLADLKERLGI; encoded by the coding sequence ATGATGCGCGCGGTGGTGGTGGACAACGAGCAGAATGCCCGGGAGGAGCTGGAGGCGCTGCTGGCCGAAGCGGGGGATATCGCGGTGGTGGGCGCCTGCGCCAACGCCATCCAGGCGGTGCGCGCCATCCGGGCCGCGCGCCCCGACGTGATCTTCGTGGACATCCACATGCCCAAGGTGGACGGCTTCCAGCTGGTGTCCATGATCGAGCCCGAGATCATGCCCTGCGTGGTCTTCGTCACCGCCCACGACGAGTACGCCCTCAAGGCCTTCGAGGAGAACGCCGTGGACTACCTGCTCAAGCCCGTGCAGGCCGAGCGCCTCGCGCGCACCCTGGAGAAGGTGCGGCGGTACCTGGGCGAGGGCCGGAAGCCGGTCTTCCAGAGCCCCGCCATCGAGCGCATCCCCTGCGTGTGTGCCCAGGGCACCAAGCTGGTGGCCGCCGTGGACGTGGAATTCGTGCGCTCCAGCGAGACCGGGGTGCACCTGGTGACGGCCCGGGGGGAATTCCTCACCGAGCTCACTCTCAGCCTCCTGGAGGCCAAGGTCCCCCGCATGGTCCGGGTCCACAAGCAGTTCCTGGTGAACCTGGATCATGTGGACGTGGTGGGGAAGGGGGAGCCGGCCTCCGTGACCCTGCGCACCCGGTCGGGACAGCCCGTGCCGGTGACCCGCCGGTACCTGGCCGACCTGAAGGAGCGCCTGGGCATCTGA